Proteins encoded in a region of the Triticum dicoccoides isolate Atlit2015 ecotype Zavitan chromosome 3A, WEW_v2.0, whole genome shotgun sequence genome:
- the LOC119269891 gene encoding uncharacterized protein LOC119269891 isoform X2 produces MARVEKVAGGEGQVEVVVGVDGKGAIECRICQEEGDEAAMDSPCACTGTLKFAHRKCIQRWCDKKGNITCEICNQVYSPNYILPPTKCCSDEMGMDLRQSWVGRIDPHDSHFLAIAIAEQQLLNAEFDDCMTSNSSGATCCRSIALILMVLLLVRHVTVIVRDVSMLQDATVLFSAILQFVGFFLPCYVIARFCYAFQHRRRRQV; encoded by the exons atgGCGCGCGTGGAGAAGGTCGCCGGCGGCGAAGGGCAGGTGGAGGTGGTGGTCGGGGTGGACGGCAAGGGGGCGATAGAGTGCCGGATATGCCAGGAGGAGGGGGATGAGGCCGCCATGGACTCCCCCTGCGCCTGCACTGGCACGCTCAAG TTCGCGCACAGGAAGTGCATACAGAGGTGGTGCGACAAGAAGGGGAACATCACATGTGAAATCTGCAACCAG GTTTACTCTCCGAACTATATTCTCCCTCCAACAAAGTGCTGTTCAGATGAAATGGGCATGGATCTTAG GCAAAGCTGGGTTGGGCGAATCGATCCCCATGATTCCCATTTCCTGGCGATCGCTATTGCCGAGCAGCAGCTGCTGAACGCTGAATTCGATGACTGCATGACCTCAAATTCGAGCGGCGCCACATGCTGCCGGTCTATTGCCCTAATT TTGATGGTGCTTCTGCTCGTGCGCCATGTAACCGTGATCGTGCGAGATGTTAGCATGCTACAAGATGCGACGGTTCTGTTCAGC GCAATTCTTCAGTTCGTGGGATTCTTTCTTCCGTGTTACGTCATAGCGCGCTTCTGCTATGCTTTTCAACACCGGAGGCGAAGACAG GTTTAG
- the LOC119269891 gene encoding uncharacterized protein LOC119269891 isoform X1, protein MARVEKVAGGEGQVEVVVGVDGKGAIECRICQEEGDEAAMDSPCACTGTLKFAHRKCIQRWCDKKGNITCEICNQVYSPNYILPPTKCCSDEMGMDLRQSWVGRIDPHDSHFLAIAIAEQQLLNAEFDDCMTSNSSGATCCRSIALILMVLLLVRHVTVIVRDVSMLQDATVLFSAILQFVGFFLPCYVIARFCYAFQHRRRRQRSAHALSLQV, encoded by the exons atgGCGCGCGTGGAGAAGGTCGCCGGCGGCGAAGGGCAGGTGGAGGTGGTGGTCGGGGTGGACGGCAAGGGGGCGATAGAGTGCCGGATATGCCAGGAGGAGGGGGATGAGGCCGCCATGGACTCCCCCTGCGCCTGCACTGGCACGCTCAAG TTCGCGCACAGGAAGTGCATACAGAGGTGGTGCGACAAGAAGGGGAACATCACATGTGAAATCTGCAACCAG GTTTACTCTCCGAACTATATTCTCCCTCCAACAAAGTGCTGTTCAGATGAAATGGGCATGGATCTTAG GCAAAGCTGGGTTGGGCGAATCGATCCCCATGATTCCCATTTCCTGGCGATCGCTATTGCCGAGCAGCAGCTGCTGAACGCTGAATTCGATGACTGCATGACCTCAAATTCGAGCGGCGCCACATGCTGCCGGTCTATTGCCCTAATT TTGATGGTGCTTCTGCTCGTGCGCCATGTAACCGTGATCGTGCGAGATGTTAGCATGCTACAAGATGCGACGGTTCTGTTCAGC GCAATTCTTCAGTTCGTGGGATTCTTTCTTCCGTGTTACGTCATAGCGCGCTTCTGCTATGCTTTTCAACACCGGAGGCGAAGACAG CGGAGCGCTCATGCACTCTCTCTGCAGGTTTAG
- the LOC119272482 gene encoding gibberellin 20 oxidase 3-like produces the protein MATLVFDAAVLSRKDDIPPQFVWPADEAPSVDGVEEIAVPVVDIAGFLAGDGAATGGLRDLAAACEKHGFFQVVNHGVDPALLAKAYRCCDAFYALPLAEKQRAQRRLGENHGYAGSFVGRFGSKLPWKETVSFNCSAAPEGARKVVDYFVAVLGEEYRDMGEVWQEYCDEMTRLALDVTDVLAACLGLGRGALRGFFAGDASLMRLNHYPPCQQPHLTLGTGPHHDPTSLTLLHQDDVGGLEVFTGGAWRAVRPRGDAFVVNIGDTFSALTNGRHISCLHRAVVNSSLARRSLTFFLNPQLDCPVAPPAELLAIDGRPRAYPDFTWREFLEFTQKHYRSDWRTLDAVAAWINQGRKG, from the exons ATGGCCACTCTCGTGTTCGACGCGGCGGTCCTCAGCCGGAAGGACGACATCCCGCCGCAGTTCGTCTGGCCAGCCGACGAGGCCCCGTCCGTCGACGGCGTGGAGGAGATCGCCGTCCCGGTCGTCGACATCGCCGGGTTCCTGGCGGGCGACGGCGCTGCCACTGGCGGCCTCCGTGACCTGGCCGCCGCGTGCGAGAAGCACGGGTTCTTCCAGGTCGTGAACCACGGCGTGGACCCGGCGCTGCTCGCCAAGGCGTACCGGTGCTGCGACGCCTTCTACGCGCTGCCGCTCGCCGAGAAGCAGCGCGCGCAGCGCCGCCTCGGCGAGAACCACGGGTACGCCGGCAGCTTCGTGGGGCGGTTCGGCAGCAAGCTCCCCTGGAAGGAGACCGTGTCCTTCAACTGCTCCGCCGCGCCGGAGGGCGCCCGCAAGGTCGTCGACTACTTCGTCGCCGTCCTCGGCGAGGAGTACCGTGACATGGG agagGTGTGGCAGGAGTACTGCGACGAGATGACGCGCCTGGCGCTGGACGTCACGGACGTCCTGGCGGCGTGCCTGGGCCTCGGCCGCGGcgcgctgcggggcttcttcgccgGCGACGCCTCCCTGATGCGGCTGAACCACTACCCGCCGTGCCAGCAGCCGCACCTGACGCTGGGCACGGGCCCGCACCACGACCCGACGTCGCTGACGCTGCTCCACCAGGACGACGTCGGCGGGCTGGAGGTGTTCACCGGCGGCGCGTGGCGCGCCGTGCGGCCCCGGGGCGACGCCTTCGTCGTCAACATCGGCGACACCTTCTCCGCGCTCACCAACGGGCGCCACATCAGCTGCCTCCACCGCGCCGTCGTCAACAGCAGCCTGGCCCGCAggtcgctcaccttcttcctcaaccCGCAGTTGGACTGCCCCGTTGCGCCGCCGGCCGAGCTGCTCGCCATCGACGGCCGCCCGCGCGCGTACCCGGACTTCACTTGGCGTGAGTTCCTCGAGTTCACGCAGAAGCACTACCGCTCTGACTGGAGGACCCTGGATGCCGTCGCCGCGTGGATCAATCAGGGCCGCAAAGGATAG